In one Pasteuria penetrans genomic region, the following are encoded:
- a CDS encoding N-acetylmuramoyl-L-alanine amidase produces MGTSWSSSYRPAGSSPYGKGDHRPNFSKGQFSDRELGDARNKLPSWFAKPRVITREEWRAPRKLSRRGSNIRDHRIVNIVIHNTGSSSSVGTRNAAPGYLRGIENYHEAKRFGGIGYRALIGVDGDLYEGFRGLGQEKGDALERGFASSNVKGLNAGSYGIAMIGDYEHKDRFEIDSPAGRKLIDTIVYVATRDGRCKFWLDQWGRIQIKIPNIIGHGQARGAHTDCPGRFILLKMGDIKKAVSDRIKGVIERELIVSKRGAYS; encoded by the coding sequence ATGGGAACATCGTGGTCCTCATCTTACCGTCCTGCAGGATCTTCTCCTTATGGTAAGGGAGACCATCGCCCTAATTTTAGCAAGGGTCAATTTTCCGATAGGGAATTGGGGGATGCGCGGAATAAGTTGCCGAGCTGGTTTGCTAAGCCCAGGGTAATTACTCGGGAGGAATGGAGGGCACCAAGAAAACTATCCCGCCGGGGTTCAAATATTAGGGATCACCGTATTGTTAATATTGTCATTCATAATACAGGTTCTTCCTCCTCCGTGGGTACCAGGAACGCGGCCCCGGGATACCTGAGGGGAATTGAAAATTACCACGAGGCTAAGCGGTTCGGTGGCATAGGGTATCGGGCTCTCATTGGAGTTGATGGTGATCTATATGAGGGTTTTCGTGGTTTGGGGCAGGAAAAAGGGGATGCTTTGGAACGTGGTTTTGCTTCCAGTAATGTTAAGGGTCTCAATGCTGGTAGTTACGGAATTGCGATGATCGGTGATTATGAACATAAGGATCGTTTTGAGATTGATAGCCCGGCGGGTAGAAAGTTGATTGATACGATTGTGTATGTTGCTACCCGGGACGGTCGTTGCAAGTTTTGGTTGGATCAGTGGGGGAGGATACAAATTAAAATTCCCAACATCATAGGACATGGTCAGGCCCGCGGGGCGCATACCGATTGTCCGGGCCGTTTCATTTTGCTTAAGATGGGTGATATCAAAAAGGCGGTTAGCGACAGGATCAAGGGGGTAATTGAAAGGGAGTTGATCGTAAGCAAGAGGGGTGCCTATTCCTAG
- the ftsY gene encoding signal recognition particle-docking protein FtsY produces MRFFQRLRQQVGQVRKTTDTFVRGLSRTRSRFTSALQEMVGRRGELDEGLYDQLEMMLLAADVGVSTTQKLLDQLQERVRKERISDAGLVPEILAQLVRDMLISSGDASPLRRADQGPTVYLFVGVNGVGKTTTIGKLAYRLRQGGDRVLLAAGDTFRAGAIEQLAIWGERTGVDVIRQMEGADPAAVIYDGIQAAKARGIDVLLCDTAGRLQNKRNLMQELAKVKRVITRAIPEAPHEVLLVLDATTGQNALHQAEQFCEVVDITGLVLTKLDGTAKGGIVLAIQDTMQIPIQWVGLGECPDDLMPFDADMFVHAMFADSSPVQGGES; encoded by the coding sequence TTGCGTTTTTTTCAGCGTTTGCGTCAGCAGGTGGGTCAGGTTAGGAAGACAACGGATACTTTTGTTCGTGGTTTGTCACGTACACGTAGCCGATTTACCAGCGCCCTGCAGGAAATGGTGGGTAGACGGGGTGAATTGGACGAGGGGCTATACGATCAACTTGAGATGATGTTGTTGGCTGCTGATGTTGGGGTTTCCACCACACAGAAATTGCTCGATCAACTGCAGGAGCGAGTTCGCAAGGAGAGGATTTCGGATGCGGGGCTTGTTCCAGAGATTCTGGCTCAATTGGTGAGGGATATGTTGATTTCATCGGGTGACGCGAGTCCCCTACGTCGTGCGGACCAGGGACCTACCGTCTATCTCTTTGTGGGTGTCAATGGGGTGGGCAAAACAACAACTATTGGAAAGTTGGCTTATCGTCTACGACAAGGGGGTGACAGGGTACTATTGGCCGCGGGGGATACTTTTCGGGCTGGTGCCATTGAGCAGCTCGCGATTTGGGGGGAGCGAACAGGGGTAGATGTCATCCGTCAGATGGAAGGGGCTGATCCAGCGGCAGTTATCTATGACGGTATCCAGGCAGCAAAGGCACGTGGGATCGATGTGTTACTTTGTGATACAGCGGGTCGATTACAGAACAAGAGGAATCTTATGCAGGAATTGGCCAAAGTCAAAAGGGTCATAACTCGCGCTATTCCCGAAGCCCCCCATGAGGTGTTACTCGTACTGGATGCTACTACGGGTCAGAATGCTCTACATCAGGCAGAGCAATTTTGTGAAGTGGTAGATATTACAGGATTGGTACTGACTAAGCTAGATGGTACAGCGAAGGGGGGGATTGTTCTGGCTATTCAGGATACGATGCAGATTCCGATTCAATGGGTTGGTCTAGGTGAATGTCCTGATGATCTGATGCCCTTTGATGCCGATATGTTTGTACATGCAATGTTTGCCGACTCCTCCCCTGTTCAAGGGGGGGAGTCCTAG
- a CDS encoding DDE-type integrase/transposase/recombinase, producing the protein MVQILGIIDVFDRVTVFSQVYLSCKSKDVVKAIQEALKKHVGKGGKNPMIRTDNGSQFVSHEFHKFMETTGIYHERIPNHNAHIKSYHKYCEKQFFGQV; encoded by the coding sequence ATGGTTCAAATTTTGGGCATAATCGATGTTTTTGACAGGGTTACTGTTTTCTCCCAAGTCTACTTATCCTGTAAATCCAAGGACGTTGTGAAAGCAATACAGGAGGCTTTGAAAAAGCACGTGGGAAAAGGGGGGAAAAATCCCATGATTCGAACAGACAATGGTTCGCAATTTGTCAGTCACGAGTTTCACAAATTCATGGAAACCACTGGAATCTACCACGAACGGATACCCAACCATAATGCGCACATCAAGTCTTATCATAAGTATTGTGAAAAGCAATTTTTTGGACAGGTTTGA
- a CDS encoding CPBP family intramembrane glutamic endopeptidase produces the protein MKFDHAHYQHVVVLENSPRRGTLRNWGRVVDVLLPLAFFNMFFRKFLDPIRFSVTAIDFTFIVGVLKRVWDESVFRWLALLGYVFFLSLICISLVWPRFRAYMMSKLNLDPQRYAHCFAFWGLLFLLLEAMFTWSFLSIPDFMGYLDKIPPHEFAQELIVSLLLNSVLAFLIVGWGTHRSWCEVWERLGLNRRPMWKGFFLTPLLVVAFLLVFGQVEWFVTSIGNQWGVSLIQQTNPVFPSSAWIIVPLMGICAGVGEELLFRGVFQPRVGIFISSIAFTLIHVPNGYDWFGLLGTFTMSLLFGWIAHRYSLWLSMWAHAFHNVIIFPLMFFFARAG, from the coding sequence ATGAAATTTGATCATGCCCACTATCAGCATGTGGTGGTACTAGAAAACAGTCCGCGCCGGGGAACGTTGCGAAATTGGGGTAGAGTAGTTGATGTTTTGCTCCCATTAGCGTTTTTTAACATGTTTTTTCGCAAGTTTTTGGATCCTATTAGGTTTTCTGTTACTGCAATTGATTTCACATTTATAGTGGGGGTACTCAAGCGTGTTTGGGATGAATCGGTATTCAGATGGTTGGCCTTATTGGGTTATGTTTTTTTCCTGTCCTTGATATGTATCTCCCTCGTATGGCCAAGATTCCGCGCCTATATGATGTCAAAGCTGAATTTGGATCCGCAGCGATATGCCCATTGTTTTGCGTTTTGGGGGCTCCTTTTTCTCCTCCTGGAGGCTATGTTTACTTGGTCTTTTCTGAGCATTCCAGACTTTATGGGGTATCTCGATAAGATTCCCCCACATGAGTTTGCTCAGGAGCTGATTGTAAGTTTGCTTCTGAATAGTGTTCTGGCCTTCTTGATTGTGGGATGGGGTACCCATCGGAGTTGGTGCGAGGTGTGGGAGCGGTTGGGGTTGAATAGGAGGCCAATGTGGAAGGGATTTTTTCTGACTCCTCTTCTTGTTGTTGCTTTCCTTCTTGTGTTTGGACAGGTGGAGTGGTTTGTTACCTCAATAGGAAATCAATGGGGTGTTTCGCTGATACAACAAACGAATCCTGTTTTTCCCTCGTCGGCTTGGATTATAGTTCCCCTTATGGGAATATGCGCGGGTGTTGGTGAGGAGCTATTATTTCGGGGTGTTTTTCAACCACGTGTAGGGATTTTTATCTCTAGTATTGCGTTTACCCTGATTCATGTTCCAAATGGATATGATTGGTTTGGACTTTTGGGGACTTTCACGATGTCTTTACTATTCGGGTGGATAGCACATCGGTATTCTTTATGGTTGTCTATGTGGGCCCATGCTTTTCATAATGTTATTATATTTCCCTTGATGTTTTTTTTCGCGCGAGCGGGGTAG
- a CDS encoding CPBP family intramembrane glutamic endopeptidase, translating into MQYFLLVVFLLLFVWVLMKFDHAHYQHMVVLENSLRRGTLRNWGRVVDVLLPLAFFIMFFRVFLQPIRFSVTAIDSTFIVGIFERVWDESIFKWLALLGCVLSLSLICISFVWPRFRAYMMSKLNLDPQRYAHCFAFWGLLFLLLGAMFIWSFLSIPDFMGYLDKIPPHEFAQELIVSLLLNSVLALLVVGWGTHRSWCEVWERLGLNRRPTWKEFLLIPLLVVAFFFVLGQVASFVISIGNQWGVSLIQQTDPVVPPLAWIIVPLMGICAGVGEELLFRGALQPRVGIFISSIAFTLIHVLNGYDWFGLLGVFTTSLLFGWIARRYSLWLSMWAHAFFNVFLSILIFFSKRAG; encoded by the coding sequence ATGCAATATTTTTTATTAGTGGTATTCCTACTCCTGTTCGTGTGGGTCCTGATGAAATTTGATCATGCCCACTATCAGCATATGGTGGTACTAGAAAACAGTTTGCGCCGGGGGACGTTGCGAAATTGGGGTAGGGTAGTTGATGTTTTGCTCCCATTAGCGTTTTTTATCATGTTTTTCCGCGTGTTTTTGCAGCCTATTAGGTTTTCTGTTACTGCGATTGATTCCACATTTATAGTGGGGATATTCGAGCGTGTTTGGGATGAATCGATATTCAAATGGTTGGCCTTATTGGGTTGTGTTCTTTCCCTGTCCTTGATATGTATTTCCTTTGTATGGCCAAGATTTCGTGCCTATATGATGTCAAAGCTGAATTTGGATCCGCAGCGATATGCCCATTGTTTTGCGTTTTGGGGGCTCCTTTTTCTCCTCCTGGGGGCTATGTTTATTTGGTCTTTTCTGAGCATTCCAGACTTTATGGGGTATCTCGATAAGATCCCCCCACATGAGTTCGCTCAGGAGTTGATTGTAAGTTTGCTCCTGAATAGTGTCCTGGCCCTGTTGGTTGTGGGATGGGGTACCCATCGGAGTTGGTGCGAGGTGTGGGAGCGGTTGGGGCTGAATAGGAGGCCAACGTGGAAGGAATTTCTTCTGATTCCTCTTCTTGTTGTTGCTTTCTTTTTCGTGCTCGGACAGGTAGCGTCGTTTGTTATTTCAATAGGAAATCAATGGGGTGTTTCGCTGATACAACAAACGGATCCGGTTGTTCCCCCATTGGCTTGGATTATAGTTCCTCTTATGGGGATATGTGCGGGTGTTGGTGAGGAGCTATTGTTTCGGGGGGCTCTCCAACCACGCGTAGGAATTTTTATCTCTAGTATTGCATTCACCCTGATTCATGTTTTGAATGGATATGATTGGTTTGGGCTCTTGGGGGTTTTCACGACATCTTTACTATTCGGGTGGATAGCACGTCGGTATTCTTTGTGGTTGTCTATGTGGGCCCATGCTTTTTTCAATGTTTTTCTATCTATCTTGATATTTTTTTCCAAGCGAGCGGGGTAG